In a single window of the Sesamum indicum cultivar Zhongzhi No. 13 linkage group LG16, S_indicum_v1.0, whole genome shotgun sequence genome:
- the LOC105178684 gene encoding ribulose-1,5 bisphosphate carboxylase/oxygenase large subunit N-methyltransferase, chloroplastic, which yields MAEASRILQTTLISTFSQNPSQYTLKAHSHHYIPPSTSKRSNLFHRIRCSVSTASTGGESATGTTIPWGCDVESLENASALQEWLSKCGLPPQKMAIQRVDVGERGLVALKNIRKGEKLLFVPPSLFITADSEWSCREAGEVLKQYNVPDWPLLATYLISEAGLMNSSRWSNYISALPRQPYSLLYWTRAELDRYLEASEIRQRAIERINDVIGTYNDLRDRIFSKYPDLFPDEVFNMESFKWSFGILFSRLVRLPSMDGRVALVPWADMLNHSCEVETFLDYDKSSQGVVFTTDRAYQPGEQVFISYGKKSNGELLLSYGFVPREGTNPRDSVELSLSLKKSDKCYKEKLEALKKHGLSASQCFPIQITGWPVELMAYAYLTVSPPSMKNRFDEMAAAASNKTASKKAIVYPEIEEEALQFILDMCEASISKYSKFLQASGSMDLDVTNPKLLNRKLFLKQLAVDLCTSEQRILFRAQYILRRRLRDIRSGELRALRIFDGFRKLFN from the exons ATGGCTGAAGCTTCAAGAATTCTCCAAACCACTCTAATTTCCACTTTCTCGCAGAACCCATCTCAATATACACTAAAAGCCCACTCCCATCACTACATTCCACCTTCCACCTCGAAAAGAAGCAACCTTTTTCATCGAATTCGCTGCTCAGTGTCCACCGCCAGCACCGGCGGAGAAAGCGCCACCGGGACCACCATCCCTTGGGGCTGCGACGTCGAATCGCTTGAAAATGCATCGGCTTTGCAGGAATGGTTGTCCAAGTGTGGGCTTCCTCCCCAGAAGATGGCTATACAGAGAGTGGACGTTGGAGAGAGGGGACTTGTTGCTTTGAAGAATATTAGGAAAGGCGAGAAGTTGCTTTTTGTGCCTCCCTCGCTTTTCATCACTGCTGATTCT GAGTGGAGCTGTCGCGAGGCTGGTGAGGTGCTAAAACAGTACAATGTGCCGGATTGGCCGCTGCTTGCTACCTATTTGATTAGTGAGGCAGGTCTCATGAATTCTTCAAGATGGAGTAACTACATTTCAGCCTTGCCGAGGCAACCCTATTCACTTCTGTATTG GACTCGTGCAGAGTTAGATAGATATCTGGAAGCCTCAGAAATAAGACAGCGTGCAATTGAGAGGATCAATGATGTAATTGGAAC GTATAATGACTTAAGAGACAGGATATTTTCCAAGTATCCCGATTTATTTCCTGATGAG GTATTCAACATGGAGAGCTTTAAATGGTCATTCGGCATTCTTTTTTCTCGCTTG GTTCGCCTACCCTCAATGGATGGAAGGGTTGCCTTGGTTCCTTGGGCGGATATGCTGAACCATAGTTGTGAG GTAGAAACATTTCTAGATTATGATAAATCATCCCAGGGAGTTGTTTTCACAACTGATCGAGCATATCAGCCAGGTGAGCAG GTTTTCATATCATATGGAAAGAAATCTAATGGAGAGCTGTTGCTTTCTTATGGATTTGTTCCCCGGGAAGGCACTAACCCTCGTGACTCTGTTGAGTTGTCACTCTCACTTAAAAAATCTGACAAATGTTACAAAGAGAAGTTGGAAGCTTTGAAGAAGCATGGACTATCTGC GTCACAATGTTTTCCGATACAAATCACTGGTTGGCCTGTCGAGTTGATGGCATACGCTTACCTCACCGTAAGCCCTCCAAGTATGAAAAACCGGTTTGATGAG ATGGCTGCTGCTGCATCAAACAAGACGGCATCCAAGAAGGCGATAGTATATCCTGAAATAGAGGAGGAAGCTCTACAATTCATCCTGGATATGTGCGAGGCCAGCATATCAAAGTACTCCAAATTTCTTCAG GCAAGTGGATCCATGGATTTGGACGTGACGAATCCGAAGCTTCTGAACCGAAAACTGTTCTTGAAACAGCTAGCTGTGGATCTATGTACCAGCGAACAGAGAATACTCTTTCGTGCACAATAT ATACTAAGGCGGAGATTGAGAGATATAAGGAGCGGAGAATTACGGGCTCTGAGGATTTTTGATGGTTTCAGAAAGTTATTCAACTGA